One segment of Aquimarina sp. BL5 DNA contains the following:
- a CDS encoding SDR family oxidoreductase, which produces MSYTDKMLRDGALEGKNIVVTGGGSGLGKSMTKYFMELGAKVAITSRNLEKLQGTVKELEEETGGTCIPVQCDVRHYDQVEAMRDQVLEAFGTVDILLNNAAGNFISPTERLSANAFDTIIDIVLKGTKNCTLAFGKHWIDTKYQNTNVLNIVTTYAWTGSAYVVPSATAKAGVLAMTRSLAVEWAKYGMRFNAIAPGPFPTKGAWDRLLPGDMKDKFDLSKKVPLQRLGEHQELANLAAYLVSDFSAYVNGEVITLDGGEWLKGAGQFNLLDQVPEQMWDMLEAAIRAKKSK; this is translated from the coding sequence ATGAGCTATACTGATAAAATGCTTCGTGATGGGGCCTTGGAAGGAAAAAACATTGTAGTTACCGGTGGTGGTAGCGGATTAGGTAAATCAATGACCAAGTATTTTATGGAACTTGGTGCCAAAGTAGCTATTACCTCACGTAATCTCGAAAAACTACAAGGTACTGTAAAAGAACTTGAAGAAGAAACAGGAGGAACTTGTATACCTGTACAATGTGATGTAAGGCATTATGATCAAGTAGAAGCTATGAGAGATCAGGTTTTAGAAGCATTCGGAACCGTAGATATACTATTAAATAACGCGGCAGGAAATTTTATCTCTCCTACAGAACGTTTATCCGCTAATGCTTTTGATACCATTATTGATATTGTACTAAAAGGAACTAAAAACTGTACTCTTGCTTTTGGAAAACACTGGATTGATACAAAATATCAAAATACTAATGTTTTAAACATAGTGACTACTTATGCTTGGACCGGTTCTGCGTACGTAGTACCAAGTGCAACTGCTAAAGCGGGAGTATTAGCTATGACACGATCACTTGCGGTAGAATGGGCCAAATATGGAATGCGATTTAATGCAATTGCTCCAGGGCCTTTTCCAACTAAAGGTGCTTGGGATAGATTATTACCTGGAGATATGAAGGATAAGTTTGATCTTTCTAAAAAAGTACCACTACAGCGTTTAGGAGAACATCAAGAATTAGCAAACTTAGCAGCATACCTTGTTTCTGATTTTTCTGCATATGTTAATGGTGAAGTAATCACATTAGATGGAGGAGAATGGCTGAAAGGAGCTGGACAATTCAACTTATTGGATCAAGTTCCTGAGCAAATGTGGGATATGCTAGAAGCTGCAATTCGAGCTAAAAAGAGTAAATAA
- a CDS encoding methylmalonyl-CoA mutase subunit beta, producing MTKTLFDSFDEISAKEWKQKIQFDLKGADYNEALIYKSYEGIDVKPFYNAEDIIDVDLNTSHPSAWKNSLKIEVEDATTGNSAALNAIKKGAESIYFIVTTENIEPDTLLSDISPEIPVYIETLFLSSAYIQKINTYADKSKISIHLLTDIIGNLAKTGNWFKNLKEDHQIVENIVKEGTNIDNIISVDLGILQNAGATMIQQLAYGLAHANEYLNHFENQENNPFREKPIIFKVAIGGNYFFEIAKLRALRILWDSLAEEYKMLKKCYIFAHPSHRNKTILDYNVNMLRTTTECMSAILGGADTIHNLRYDDVYNLENDFGTRIAINQLLILKNESAFDVVNNPASGSYYIESLTNQLAEKALSLFKNIEEGGGYLKQLKSGTIQKKIKESSEKEQELFDKEAIILTGANTYRNPEEVLPPMEKNPFLEKNVRKTLISPIIKKRLCEKIEKISI from the coding sequence ATGACTAAAACTTTGTTTGATAGTTTTGATGAAATTTCTGCAAAAGAATGGAAGCAAAAAATTCAGTTCGATTTAAAAGGAGCTGATTATAATGAAGCTCTAATCTATAAATCGTATGAAGGAATTGACGTAAAACCTTTCTATAATGCTGAAGATATTATTGATGTAGATCTTAATACCTCTCACCCTTCTGCTTGGAAAAACTCTTTAAAAATTGAAGTTGAGGATGCTACTACTGGAAATAGCGCTGCCTTAAATGCTATTAAAAAAGGAGCAGAAAGTATTTATTTTATTGTTACCACTGAAAATATAGAACCGGATACACTTTTATCCGATATCTCCCCGGAGATACCTGTTTATATTGAAACTTTATTTTTGTCTTCAGCTTATATCCAAAAGATAAACACCTATGCTGATAAATCGAAGATTTCTATTCATTTACTCACCGATATCATTGGGAATCTGGCAAAAACCGGAAATTGGTTTAAGAATCTAAAAGAAGATCATCAGATAGTAGAAAACATAGTAAAAGAAGGCACTAACATAGACAATATTATTAGTGTAGACCTTGGTATACTTCAAAATGCGGGAGCTACTATGATCCAGCAATTAGCGTATGGATTAGCTCACGCTAATGAATACCTTAATCATTTCGAAAATCAAGAAAACAATCCTTTCCGGGAAAAACCAATAATTTTCAAAGTTGCTATTGGGGGAAATTACTTCTTCGAAATTGCTAAACTAAGAGCTTTAAGGATATTATGGGATTCTTTGGCAGAAGAATATAAAATGTTAAAAAAATGTTATATATTCGCGCATCCTTCACACAGAAACAAAACCATTTTAGATTATAATGTAAATATGCTTCGTACCACCACTGAGTGCATGAGTGCTATACTAGGTGGAGCAGATACGATTCATAATTTGAGATATGATGATGTATATAATCTAGAAAACGATTTCGGAACAAGAATAGCAATCAATCAATTGTTAATTCTAAAAAACGAGAGTGCTTTTGATGTTGTAAACAATCCTGCATCTGGATCTTATTATATCGAAAGCTTAACAAATCAGCTAGCTGAAAAAGCGTTGTCTTTATTTAAAAACATTGAAGAAGGCGGAGGCTATTTAAAACAATTAAAATCTGGAACCATCCAGAAAAAAATAAAAGAAAGTTCAGAGAAAGAACAGGAGCTTTTTGACAAAGAGGCAATTATTTTAACAGGAGCTAATACCTACAGAAATCCTGAAGAAGTATTACCTCCGATGGAGAAAAATCCCTTTCTTGAAAAAAATGTAAGAAAAACTTTAATTAGTCCAATTATCAAAAAAAGATTGTGTGAAAAAATTGAGAAAATTAGTATATAA
- the udk gene encoding uridine kinase, with the protein MLIIGIAGGTGCGKTTVVNQIVNELPENEVCVISQDSYYKDTSHLRYEERTKINFDHPQSIDFELLGEHLNALRKGETIEQPVYSFVEHNRTKETIKTKPSKVIIVEGILILTNPKIRDMFDIKIYVHTDSDERLIRRLKRDIAERGRDMEEVLHRYQNTLKPMHQQFIDPTKEFADLIIPNNNYNNVAIDIVRTIVKERLN; encoded by the coding sequence ATGCTTATTATTGGTATAGCTGGAGGAACAGGTTGTGGAAAAACGACTGTCGTAAATCAAATTGTAAACGAATTACCTGAAAATGAAGTATGTGTTATTTCACAGGATTCATATTACAAAGACACTAGTCACCTTAGATACGAGGAAAGAACTAAAATAAACTTTGATCATCCACAATCCATAGATTTTGAACTATTAGGTGAACATCTGAACGCTTTAAGAAAGGGAGAAACTATTGAGCAACCTGTATATTCATTTGTCGAACACAATCGTACTAAGGAAACCATAAAGACCAAACCCAGTAAGGTAATTATTGTAGAAGGAATTTTAATTCTTACGAATCCAAAGATTCGGGATATGTTCGATATCAAAATATATGTCCACACAGATAGTGACGAGCGCTTAATTAGACGATTAAAACGCGATATCGCAGAAAGAGGTCGCGATATGGAAGAAGTTTTACACCGCTACCAGAACACTCTAAAACCGATGCATCAGCAGTTTATTGACCCTACAAAGGAGTTTGCTGATTTGATTATTCCTAATAATAATTACAATAATGTTGCCATTGATATTGTTCGTACCATTGTAAAAGAACGCTTGAATTAA
- a CDS encoding anhydro-N-acetylmuramic acid kinase has protein sequence MSIPPKIYKVIGLMSGTSLDGLDIAYCEIEKQQDSWTFSITKTKDVDYNPELKNSLKNAVHLDPVSLLAFHNQYGLWLGAQVKQFIEENNLKIDFVSSHGHTVYHQPEIGLTYQIGSGQHIANSCNQKVICDFRTNDVALGGQGAPLVPIGDRFLFSDYDFCLNLGGISNISFELNDKRIAYDISPANMLLNLICSKINLEYDDRGKLAKTGTLNKKISEALNELAYYKEPYPKSLGYEWFLEKVVPIIENANDSVENLLHTAVHHIALQISNAIKVTHKKNSSLLITGGGAKNDFLIEILQYKLQKFSTVIIPSKNIIDYKEALIFAFMGVLRDRNETNCLQSVTGAKRDSSSGVIYYPQ, from the coding sequence ATGTCAATTCCTCCTAAAATATATAAAGTAATAGGATTAATGTCCGGAACCTCATTAGATGGTTTGGATATTGCCTATTGTGAAATAGAAAAACAGCAAGATTCCTGGACTTTTTCGATTACTAAAACTAAAGACGTAGATTACAATCCAGAACTTAAAAATAGTTTAAAGAACGCAGTACATCTTGATCCCGTTAGCTTACTTGCCTTTCATAACCAATACGGATTATGGTTAGGCGCCCAAGTGAAACAATTTATTGAAGAAAACAACCTGAAAATAGATTTTGTTTCAAGTCATGGTCACACAGTTTATCATCAACCAGAAATCGGATTAACTTATCAGATTGGTTCTGGTCAACATATTGCTAATTCTTGTAATCAAAAAGTGATTTGTGACTTTAGAACTAATGATGTGGCTCTTGGTGGTCAAGGGGCTCCCTTAGTTCCTATTGGAGATCGATTCCTATTTAGTGATTATGATTTTTGTCTCAACCTAGGTGGTATCAGTAATATTTCTTTTGAACTTAATGACAAAAGAATTGCTTATGATATTTCTCCAGCTAATATGTTATTGAATCTTATTTGCTCTAAAATAAATCTTGAATATGACGATAGAGGAAAACTTGCCAAAACCGGAACATTAAATAAAAAGATATCGGAAGCTTTAAATGAATTGGCGTATTATAAAGAGCCCTATCCCAAATCGCTAGGATACGAATGGTTTTTGGAGAAAGTCGTTCCAATTATCGAAAACGCAAATGATTCGGTCGAAAATTTACTACATACAGCCGTTCATCATATCGCATTACAAATCTCTAACGCTATAAAAGTAACCCATAAAAAAAATTCATCACTTCTGATCACTGGTGGCGGTGCCAAAAATGATTTTTTGATAGAAATTTTACAATATAAACTTCAAAAATTCTCTACAGTTATTATACCCAGTAAAAATATCATTGATTATAAAGAAGCTTTAATTTTTGCATTTATGGGAGTGTTAAGAGATAGAAATGAAACAAATTGTCTGCAGTCTGTTACTGGTGCAAAAAGAGATTCTTCATCAGGAGTTATCTACTATCCCCAATAA
- a CDS encoding septum formation initiator family protein, which produces MLIILVFVIWILFLDTNSWLIHRELDQEIKELKNNKEYYKKEIVKDQKDIKILKDSSELEKFAREEYFMKRDNEEIYIIEYEDSIPKKEKDD; this is translated from the coding sequence GTGTTGATAATTTTGGTGTTCGTAATATGGATCCTGTTTTTGGATACAAATTCATGGCTTATACATAGAGAATTAGATCAGGAAATCAAAGAATTAAAGAATAACAAAGAATATTATAAAAAGGAAATTGTAAAGGATCAAAAGGATATAAAAATTCTAAAAGATAGCAGTGAACTAGAAAAGTTTGCCAGAGAAGAATATTTTATGAAGAGAGATAATGAAGAAATCTACATTATTGAATACGAAGACAGTATCCCTAAAAAAGAAAAAGATGACTAA
- the scpA gene encoding methylmalonyl-CoA mutase: MTRKNIQHITLRPESKASDSSSEKEIFTTSEGIEIKSEYSKEDIKNLPHLNFVAGIPPYLRGPYSTMYVRRPWTIRQYAGFSTAEESNAFYRRNLAAGQKGLSVAFDLATHRGYDSDHERVFGDVGMAGVAIDTVEDMKVLFDQIPLDKMSVSMTMNGAVLPIMAFYIVAAEEQGVDQKLLSGTIQNDILKEFMVRNTYIYPPTPSMRIISDIFKYCSKNMPKFNPISISGYHMQEAGATCDIELAYTLADGLEYIRKGIDAGLDVDSFAPRLSFFWAIGMNHFMEIAKMRAARMLWAKLIKQFNPKNPKSLMLRTHCQTSGWSLTAQDPFNNVARTCIEASAAAFGGTQSLHTNALDEAIALPTDFSARIARNTQIYLQEETQITRTVDPWAGSYYVESLTNDIAEKAWKLIEEVKELGGMTKAIEAGIPKMRIEEAAARKQARIDSQQDLIIGVNKFQLEEEEHIATLKVDNNAVRKQQIDGLNKVKNSRDEKAVQQALLNLTKAAKDDEKNLLALAVDAARLRATLGEISDALEKEFGRYKAEIKSFTGVYAKEIKDDKSFNKARELANKYSDLEGRRPRIMIAKMGQDGHDRGAKVVATSYADVGFDVDIGPLFQTPEEAAKQAVENDVHIVGVSSLAGGHKTLVPQIIAELKKYEREDIMVIVGGVIPPDDYEFLFQEGAVAIFGPGTKISDAAITILEILISTLE; encoded by the coding sequence ATGACCAGAAAAAATATTCAACATATTACGTTACGTCCAGAGAGTAAAGCTTCCGATTCATCTTCTGAAAAGGAGATCTTTACTACTTCGGAAGGAATTGAAATAAAATCTGAATATAGCAAAGAAGATATAAAAAATCTTCCCCATCTTAATTTCGTAGCTGGAATACCTCCTTATTTGCGTGGCCCCTACTCTACTATGTATGTAAGAAGACCTTGGACTATTAGACAATATGCCGGATTCTCTACTGCAGAAGAAAGTAATGCTTTTTATCGTAGAAATCTTGCAGCAGGTCAAAAAGGACTCTCTGTGGCTTTTGATCTTGCTACACATCGCGGATATGACAGTGATCATGAGAGAGTATTTGGAGATGTAGGAATGGCTGGAGTAGCCATCGACACAGTAGAAGATATGAAAGTACTCTTCGATCAGATACCACTAGATAAGATGTCTGTCTCTATGACAATGAATGGAGCGGTTTTACCAATAATGGCTTTTTATATTGTAGCAGCAGAAGAACAAGGAGTCGATCAAAAATTGTTATCAGGAACTATTCAGAATGATATCCTGAAGGAATTTATGGTACGTAACACCTATATTTATCCACCTACTCCATCCATGAGGATCATCAGCGATATTTTTAAATATTGCTCTAAAAACATGCCTAAATTTAATCCAATAAGTATTTCCGGATACCATATGCAAGAAGCGGGAGCAACTTGTGATATTGAATTAGCATATACATTAGCGGATGGATTAGAATATATCAGAAAAGGGATTGATGCTGGTTTAGATGTTGATTCTTTCGCTCCTCGTCTATCATTTTTCTGGGCAATAGGAATGAATCATTTCATGGAAATTGCAAAAATGAGAGCAGCACGTATGCTTTGGGCTAAACTGATTAAACAATTCAATCCTAAAAATCCAAAATCCTTAATGCTCAGAACACATTGTCAGACCAGCGGATGGAGTTTAACCGCACAAGATCCCTTTAACAATGTAGCCAGGACCTGTATAGAAGCTAGCGCAGCGGCTTTTGGAGGCACGCAAAGTTTGCATACCAATGCATTAGATGAAGCTATAGCATTACCTACTGATTTTTCTGCCAGAATAGCTAGAAATACACAAATATACCTTCAGGAAGAAACTCAAATAACACGTACTGTTGATCCTTGGGCCGGAAGCTACTATGTAGAATCTTTAACAAATGATATAGCAGAAAAAGCCTGGAAACTTATAGAAGAAGTTAAGGAATTAGGGGGAATGACTAAAGCGATAGAAGCTGGAATTCCTAAAATGCGCATAGAAGAAGCGGCAGCTCGTAAGCAAGCTAGAATCGATAGTCAACAAGATTTAATTATCGGAGTTAATAAATTTCAACTAGAAGAAGAAGAACATATCGCTACCCTGAAAGTAGATAATAATGCTGTAAGAAAACAACAAATTGATGGTCTAAATAAAGTAAAAAACTCTAGAGACGAAAAAGCGGTACAACAAGCACTGCTTAATCTAACAAAAGCGGCTAAAGATGATGAGAAAAACTTATTAGCTTTAGCTGTGGATGCTGCGCGATTAAGAGCTACCTTAGGGGAAATTAGTGATGCTCTCGAAAAAGAATTTGGAAGATATAAAGCAGAAATAAAATCATTTACAGGAGTGTACGCTAAAGAAATAAAAGACGATAAATCATTTAATAAAGCAAGAGAATTAGCTAACAAATATTCAGATCTCGAGGGTCGAAGACCTAGAATAATGATTGCAAAAATGGGACAAGATGGTCATGACCGTGGAGCTAAAGTTGTTGCTACTAGTTATGCTGATGTAGGTTTTGATGTAGATATAGGTCCTTTATTTCAAACTCCGGAGGAAGCCGCAAAACAAGCTGTGGAGAATGATGTACATATTGTAGGTGTTTCCTCATTAGCTGGAGGACACAAAACTTTAGTCCCTCAAATTATTGCCGAATTAAAGAAATATGAAAGAGAAGACATTATGGTTATTGTAGGTGGAGTAATTCCTCCTGATGATTATGAATTTCTATTTCAGGAAGGAGCTGTTGCTATATTTGGTCCTGGAACCAAAATAAGCGATGCGGCGATTACCATTTTGGAAATTTTAATTTCGACCTTAGAATAA
- a CDS encoding cytochrome c, producing the protein MFVKLKIRKRLKQILILEVISIIFCISVLARQGNPNTEYVANHRLDSQETELSKSILRGEEIYTDFCMQCHLHDGKGTPKVFPPLAGSDWLVNKREESIHSIKYGLNGPIKVNGESYNSAMTSLGLEDEEIADVMNYIMNSWGNKQKKMVTPEEVTAVKK; encoded by the coding sequence ATGTTTGTTAAATTAAAAATAAGAAAACGTTTAAAGCAAATACTAATTCTAGAAGTTATTTCTATTATATTCTGTATCTCTGTATTAGCTAGACAAGGAAATCCAAATACCGAATATGTTGCTAACCATAGATTAGATTCTCAAGAAACTGAACTTTCTAAAAGTATTCTTAGAGGAGAAGAAATTTATACTGATTTCTGTATGCAATGTCATTTACACGACGGCAAAGGAACACCTAAGGTTTTTCCTCCATTAGCGGGATCGGATTGGTTAGTAAACAAACGTGAAGAGAGTATTCATTCTATAAAATACGGATTAAATGGCCCTATCAAAGTTAATGGAGAGTCATATAACAGTGCTATGACTTCATTGGGACTAGAAGATGAAGAAATTGCAGATGTCATGAATTACATTATGAATAGCTGGGGTAATAAACAAAAAAAGATGGTTACACCAGAAGAAGTGACCGCAGTTAAGAAATAA